The genomic region TCGGATGGTTCAGACTGAGGTGTTATTTGAGGAGTTGGGAGTCCCGGGATTGTACTTTGGACACGGTGGTCAGTTAGCTTCCTATTCACTCGGCCTTTTCAGCTCAGTTGTGATTGACATTGGAAGCTCCACTACCTCAGTAACCTTTTTGGCCGATGATGAGGTTATAGGCTGGAAGGAACACAGTGTTGGAGGAGACCATGTTGACTCAATTATCCTGAACCTCCTAGCGGGGACTAGTGAGAGTAATTTTTCTTACATAATGAATCATCCTGAGTACAATTTGGGCGTCTCGACCCTCTCCAAAATCTCTGTTAACGACGCAACTGAGATAGGAAATAGGCAACTCAATAAGGAAATGAGCTTGGATGTGTATAACATTCATCATGATGTTAGGACTTTGAAGGAAAGTATACTGAGGGTCTCACCAGTGCCTCTAGTTGTAGATTCAGAGCTTAACATGACAGCTCAGCTCCCAGATGGAGAGGCGTTTGAACTGTCTGATGAGGGATCAAAATTGAGGCTGAATTCTAAAGGTAAGGGTTTGATGCCGGAGATACCTTTGGATGCCAAGACCATAATTAGCCTAGATAGGATTAACCCTTTTCAGCTAGTTGGAATATCTTGCGAAGTTCTTTTCAACCCTCAAATTGCTTACGTACCCAAATTCATTGATTTGGGTTCCTTTAGGGGAGTAGTACCCATTTGCGAAGATCTTTTGAGGGATAACTCTACTTACAGAAGGGATATTTTTGGCCAGATTGTCCTAGTTGGGGGCTTCTCAGGTGCTTCAGGATTACAGGAAAGGCTAACCATGGAGATGAATAGAGCCTCTGGGAAGTCACCACAAGAATCAACCCTTTCAGGCACAAAATGTAAATTCGTTACCTTCAATTCAAAGCAAGCAAGCAGGCATGCTTCCTGGATTGGCGCGTCAATCTTATCAAGTCTTGGCTCTTTCCATAAATGTTGGATTTCTAGGCTAGAATATAACGAGCATGGACCTAACATTGCCAATCGTAAGGGTCCGACCTTCAGTTacaacaaataatattttacaccCTTTTTACTATTACTCAATTTGTCAATTTTTTAACAATATTCTACATATATTCATTGATGTTATCGTATTTTTAGCACTTTTTGTCATATATTTATCC from Theileria annulata chromosome 1, complete sequence, *** SEQUENCING IN PROGRESS *** harbors:
- a CDS encoding actin-related protein, putative (Contains significant SMART hit to actin domain) encodes the protein MNWKGPYVGALVLDVGHSTIRAGYSGESLPSQLWSSSVGIGSGADVFPVIPGSRYRIKSVEHIKYYDTESNGIVVNRNAYSRAVRGTLSGRVYDKAMIEHLKGSCNGNDFEEVSLLVGAHKHDGECWDNFSNYMISGDNLDKIPERDVLTPSNVVDFIHSFNSVSSGLSEVTGSRPVFIVEGNESTKKNRMVQTEVLFEELGVPGLYFGHGGQLASYSLGLFSSVVIDIGSSTTSVTFLADDEVIGWKEHSVGGDHVDSIILNLLAGTSESNFSYIMNHPEYNLGVSTLSKISVNDATEIGNRQLNKEMSLDVYNIHHDVRTLKESILRVSPVPLVVDSELNMTAQLPDGEAFELSDEGSKLRLNSKGKGLMPEIPLDAKTIISLDRINPFQLVGISCEVLFNPQIAYVPKFIDLGSFRGVVPICEDLLRDNSTYRRDIFGQIVLVGGFSGASGLQERLTMEMNRASGKSPQESTLSGTKCKFVTFNSKQASRHASWIGASILSSLGSFHKCWISRLEYNEHGPNIANRKGPTFSYNK